In the Streptomyces sp. 3214.6 genome, GTCGACCGGGTCGAAGCGGTACACGTACTCGGCGGTGACTGCCTTCTTCTTCGGCGAGAAACGCAGCAGACGCGCGGTCCGCGAGCCCTCTCCCGCTGCCGTGTCCGGCAACGAGAGCGGGCTCTGCATCGCCAGCACGAGGTCGCCGCCCGGAAGTTGGGCGAGCCCCTCGAAGCCACGGTTGATCTTCCGGTGCAGCAGGACGGCGGGCAGCGCCTCCACGACCGGGTAGTCCGTGCCCGTCAGGTTCAGCCCTTGGGGAACGTAACGCGTCAACACCTTCCCGCGCGCGGAGACGTGCACCAGCGAGGGCCCGTACTCGTCGACGAGCCAGAAACTCCCGTCCGCCGCCCGCACAAGGCCTTCCGTGTCCAGCCCGTTCGGGTTGTACGCCAGGGGTGTCAGCGCGTTGTAGGAGTACGGCGCCTCGTCGCGTCCCGCCTGGTTCGGCAGCCCCGTCACGGGCTTGCCCGATGACGTGGTGACCGGGATCGCCTGCACCACCTGTACCGTGTCTGCGGACACCCGGATCCGCACGATCGCCGGGTCGAACCCGGGCACGGGGAACGTGCGACGCTTGGTGCCGCTCACCTTGATCTGGCCGTTGGGCCCGCGGTCGGTGACCGTCCAGAACTCGCCCTTGCGGCCCGTCGGATACATGTCGCTGCCGATGCCGCC is a window encoding:
- a CDS encoding esterase-like activity of phytase family protein, yielding MSPHTAGRRRVNRSVAAGVPLAVLAALATAGPAAAGTPAWGPHEAHVTRTATLGDIPLGTFSNGLLPGTVDDDRGVDLGGIGSDMYPTGRKGEFWTVTDRGPNGQIKVSGTKRRTFPVPGFDPAIVRIRVSADTVQVVQAIPVTTSSGKPVTGLPNQAGRDEAPYSYNALTPLAYNPNGLDTEGLVRAADGSFWLVDEYGPSLVHVSARGKVLTRYVPQGLNLTGTDYPVVEALPAVLLHRKINRGFEGLAQLPGGDLVLAMQSPLSLPDTAAGEGSRTARLLRFSPKKKAVTAEYVYRFDPVDVVDPNEDDTSELKISSVVAVGGDRLLVEERTDKAARLQLVRLGMEANILGSRWDDAATAPSLEQLDDPAALGVPVLSKRLVVDLGRVAGVPGKIEGVARVDHDTLALVNDNDFGMTDGAGAFDAQGRLVDSGIETTMTYVRLPRRM